CGAGATCGGCATGCTGCTCGCTATCGTCGGCACCCTCGTGCGGACCCACATCGTCAGCTACGAATGGATCCTGATCGGGCTCGTCCTGGGCTCGGCGATCGGCACGCCGATGGGCCTCTTCATGCCGATGACCGCGGTCCCGCAGCGGACCGCCCTCTCCCACGCCTTCGGCGCCCTCGCCGCGGCGCTCGTCGGCGCCGGCGAGTACTATCTGCAGGCGCCGCGCATCGGCACGTTCACGATGACCGCGCTCGCGATCGAGGTC
This genomic stretch from bacterium harbors:
- a CDS encoding NAD(P)(+) transhydrogenase (Re/Si-specific) subunit beta — encoded protein: MLDTAVTLVYILAAGLFILALKWLSAPATARHGVLAGEIGMLLAIVGTLVRTHIVSYEWILIGLVLGSAIGTPMGLFMPMTAVPQRTALSHAFGALAAALVGAGEYYLQAPRIGTFTMTALAIEVVLGSLTFTGSLMAFGKLQELLPTRPITYRGQNVMNLSLLAVT